CAGCAATCCTGGACAGAAACAGGTCCTGTCAGCGGTGAAGTCCGCTTTGATGCCGATAGCGATGAAAAACAAGGCCCATTGCCCGTAGCCTATGCGTTGACGCGCACTGTCAATGGAAAAAACCAGCAACGCATCGTCGTTGTCGGCGACGGCGACTTTTTGTCCAATGCCTATATCGGCAATGTCGGCAATCTGGACATGGGTCTTAGAATCGTCAACTGGCTGATCCATGAAGACCAGTTTATCGACATCCCGGCCAAAACCGCTACCGATAAAACCCTGCAATTAACGGAAACATCCGTTGCAGTCATCGGTTTTGGCTTTCTGATTGTCATACCGTTATTGCTAGTGGGCTCCGGTTTTTTCGTCTGGCGCAAACGCAAACAGCGATAGAAAACAAAAAACCTTAACAGATCATTTAAATAATAAACCACGAAGAAAAACCGAATAAAGCTTCGCGCCATCTACGTTCTTCGTGGTTTTATGCTTTATAAATACAATTCCCTATAATGCTTTAGCTTTATTTTCATGCCTGAATTACCCGAAGTTGAAACGACCCGACGCGGCATAACGCCTTATATTGAAGGGCAAACCATCAAACGCGTCATTATCCGCCAGCCCAGGCTGCGCTGGCCCGTACCGGAAAATCTCGAGCAAACCTTGACGGGCCTGCGCATACAAGCGGTTTCCAGAAGAGCGAAATACCTGTTGCTTGCGACCGATGCAGGCACGCTGCTGCTGCATTTGGGCATGTCCGGCAGTTTGCGGATCATTTCCAACGGCCAGACGGCCGGCAAGCACGACCATATCGACTTTATTTTCGCGGACGAAATCATCCTGCGCTTCAATGATCCACGCCGGTTCGGTGCGGTGTTGTGGACAACGGAACCGGCCGACCAGCATCCCTTGCTCAAAGATTTGGGCCCCGAACCGTTGCTGGAGGATTTCAGCGGCGATCTTCTCTATGAATTGTCCAGAAACAAGAAAACGCCCATCAAGTCATTCATTATGGACAGCCACATCGTCGTCGGCGTCGGCAACATCTACGCCAATGAAGCATTATTCATGGCCGGTATACACCCTGCGCGCCAAGCTGGAAAAATCGCCTTGTCCCGCTATCAGAAACTGGCCGACTGTATTCAAGTGATTTTGCGCCAAGCTATTGAACAGGGCGGCACGACGTTGCGTGATTTCGTCAATGAAGCCGGAAAGCCGGGTTATTTTCAGCAACGACTCAATGTCTACGGGCGCGTCGGACTGCCTTGTGCCCGATGCCAACAGATTTTAAAGGAAATCAGATTATCCAACCGTTCAACCGTATTTTGCAGTGATTGCCAGCGGTAGAGCGATAATCCGCTTCACTAGCCCGCTGATTAAGCGGCGGAATTCGAAAAAGCCTATGCGAGAGCTGTATCCCGAATTCCACTCACTTCGAATTTATTGACTAAAGCTGATCGTTGCCTGCTGATTATTTAGAGAGAACGATGCCGCCCGATACAGGTAGAGGATTGTCTTTCGAGCCATAAGAAACCGGCAGATTGTTATCGGTATTTAACCGAAATGACCCAGTAATACCATTAACATCAAATTCGTAAGTCCCTTGACTCAACCCGTAAACAGGCAGAGGAATAATGCGTTCGAACTGCTCGATGACCTGAGCGCACACGGCAAAAGTTTGCAACGGAACAAGCCCCAGCGCCACTTCGTATCGTCCCGCCGACAGGTTGGCTTCCGGTATGCCGAAGACAGGCTCATAGCGTTGGCCGGCCTGCTCCAGTTGATAACA
This is a stretch of genomic DNA from Methylobacter sp. YRD-M1. It encodes these proteins:
- the mutM gene encoding bifunctional DNA-formamidopyrimidine glycosylase/DNA-(apurinic or apyrimidinic site) lyase; the encoded protein is MPELPEVETTRRGITPYIEGQTIKRVIIRQPRLRWPVPENLEQTLTGLRIQAVSRRAKYLLLATDAGTLLLHLGMSGSLRIISNGQTAGKHDHIDFIFADEIILRFNDPRRFGAVLWTTEPADQHPLLKDLGPEPLLEDFSGDLLYELSRNKKTPIKSFIMDSHIVVGVGNIYANEALFMAGIHPARQAGKIALSRYQKLADCIQVILRQAIEQGGTTLRDFVNEAGKPGYFQQRLNVYGRVGLPCARCQQILKEIRLSNRSTVFCSDCQR